Within bacterium, the genomic segment AGACACTACCTCGCGGCTCTCGATCGCGAACTCGACACCGATCCGACCGACACCGATTCGCCGTTCTGACGAGAAACCAGCACTCGCGCGCGACCACGGCTAGATGATCAGATTTCTACGGTTTCTCGTGATCGCCAACAGTACTGGATGATCGACGGCACAGGCATGGGAATGGCCTTCGGCGGATTGAACGCAAGCCTTCGCGATTTTGCCCGGTTCGGCCGGCTCTTCCTCCATCGGGGGCGCTGGAACGGCAGGCAGATCGTGCCCGCGGATTGGGTGGCCGCGTCCACCACCCCGGACGCCCCGCATCTGATGCCCGGCCCGAAGCCCGGAAGCGAAAACACGATGGGCTACGGCTACCAATGGTGGCTCCCCGAGGACTGGAAGGGCGACTTCATGGCGCTCGGCGTCTACAACCAGATGATCTACGTCGATCCGAACAGCAATCTCGTGATCGCCAAACACTCCGCGAACCGGGATTTCCAACGCAACGGGTTCGAGCCAACCCGCGAATCCCTCGCCCTGTGGCGGGCCATTGCCGTCGACCTCGCGAAGATGAGGTGACGCATGGGTTTCGCAGCCACGCCTCTCCGCCGAGTCGGGTTGGCTGCACCCTGAATCGATTCCGCCTTCCAGGTGTCAAGACCAGTGGGTGGTGGATCGATGAGGAGCTGTAGCGATGCCTTGCCGTTCCTGTCGCGTCGAACCCTGGCTTCTGATCCTCTTCACGCTCGTGGCCCCTCAGGCCCGAGGTGCGGATTCCTCATCAGGGCTCCCACCGATCCCGGCATCCCTCTACGACGCCCCCCCTCGCTGTGGGTCCGGCGGATCCTCGGCTCAGCGTGACGGACCTGAATCGCGCCGTGTTCAGCTTCCCCCTTCGCGGCTACCTGGCCCACCGTCTATGTCGGGGCGACGAGGATGTTCGTGCCGCGACCCTGGCTTCGCTTCGCCGGCTGCCTTCGTCACCGCAGACTCCTCCTCGGTCCTGGAGGCCCGAGCACTGGCTGCGGTTTGCCCACGCGGATCTGCTGGACGCATGCCTCGACCCGCTGGCCCTGTGCGATTGGGTGCGGGAGGCGATTCCTGGGGAGAACGCGCATCCGGGACGCGACCTTTTGTGGATGCGCCTCGCGACCTGCGGCGCCAGACCGGACCATGCGCGTTTCGAGCGGGAGCCAGCTCCGGAAGAGGCACTGATTCGCTATGCGAGGACGATGGGGTCGGCGGGCATTCCCTCCATGCGTCTCGAACGCGTACTCCGTCGTCGCATCGAGAAGGGGGACCCTGCTGGATTTGGCGAAGCGCTTGACGCATTCGCCTCCCTGGATCGGAATCGAACTGCCAACACGCTCGTCGAACTGCTCGATGGCGAGAACCGCGAGAACGTTCGCTGGGCGATCTCCCGCACCTTGGTGAGGCTGAGTGATCCTGAGGCTGCGAAGATCGGAGGGCGCGAGTGCCGCCGATCACTGGAGAAGAAGATCGAAGCCTGGCGGGCTCGAGGTTCTCCACGTCGGGGCTCCCCTCCTCACTATGGCGATCCGTGCTCCCGATCGGGCGGCGGCATCTTTCCACCAGGGACCGGGTTTTCCGACCGGCGACCGGAGAAGGGACATCCGGGTGTCAGGGCGGCGGGCTGGCTGGACAAGCACGCCACGGCGCTGCGCAACCTGACCCTGCGCGTGCGTCCCGATCTCGATCACGCGATCATCGTCGAGCGCCTGCCAGCCCTGGATGCGATGGTGATCGAGCAGGGTTACCGGCCGCGCCAGGTCTTCGTGAATGGCGACGCCATCATCGTTCCAGTGCCCCTCGACATCGATGAGCCGGACCCGGAAGAGGTGCTCCGCCTCGCGGCCGTGGTCGAGGAGGCGCTGAAGCAGCCGCGTGTCGTCGAGGCCTACCTGGGTGATCGGCGTTTTACCTTGGAGTTCCCCACGGACGATCGGCCCGATCTGGTTCTGTTCCTGAACGAACTCCTGGCCGCCGAAGGCAGCCTGCGACGACTGGAGTCGGGAGCTGGCTGGGACGAACGCGACGAAAATCCGA encodes:
- a CDS encoding serine hydrolase — encoded protein: MIDGTGMGMAFGGLNASLRDFARFGRLFLHRGRWNGRQIVPADWVAASTTPDAPHLMPGPKPGSENTMGYGYQWWLPEDWKGDFMALGVYNQMIYVDPNSNLVIAKHSANRDFQRNGFEPTRESLALWRAIAVDLAKMR